From the genome of Bordetella sp. H567, one region includes:
- a CDS encoding metallophosphoesterase family protein: MVRVLHTSDWQIGKLFGQFDADDAAILADARFQVVERLADAAAAHRVDMVLVAGDVFDAQTVTDRTVHRLFNAMGGYGGPWVLIPGNHDAALSESVWTRAARLNAIPRHVHVCLAPQPLVLREQGVAILPAPLTQRNTYTDLTEWFAGADTAPGLLRIGMAHGSVQGILAEDIDSPNPIGTGRARQARLDYLALGDWHGSRQIDDRTWYSGTPETDRFRGNTSGQALLVELEGPGAAPAVTPLATGAYRWRTESLRMQVPSDIEHAVLRLESLGAKDVVQLDCAGQVDLDGYRRLQRAIGQARGATRALLADLSALTLRPTDHDIEGLQADGYLGEVIAALRGRQDGPDSQIARDALALLAGILDRRAGLQDAAAQPVPAEGTP, translated from the coding sequence CACACATCAGATTGGCAGATCGGCAAGCTGTTCGGCCAGTTCGACGCGGACGACGCCGCCATCCTGGCGGATGCCCGTTTCCAGGTGGTCGAGCGCCTGGCGGATGCCGCTGCCGCGCATCGCGTGGACATGGTGCTGGTGGCGGGTGACGTCTTCGACGCACAAACCGTCACCGACCGCACCGTCCATCGCCTTTTCAACGCCATGGGCGGCTACGGCGGGCCATGGGTACTCATACCCGGCAACCATGATGCCGCCTTGAGCGAATCCGTCTGGACCCGCGCCGCGCGGCTGAACGCGATCCCGCGGCATGTGCATGTTTGCCTGGCGCCGCAACCGCTTGTTCTGCGGGAACAGGGCGTGGCCATCCTGCCCGCCCCCCTGACCCAGCGCAACACCTACACCGATCTGACGGAATGGTTCGCCGGCGCGGATACCGCGCCTGGCCTGCTGCGTATCGGCATGGCGCATGGCAGCGTGCAGGGCATCCTGGCCGAAGACATAGACTCGCCCAATCCCATCGGCACTGGCCGGGCACGGCAGGCCCGTCTGGATTACCTGGCGCTCGGGGATTGGCACGGATCCCGGCAGATCGACGATAGAACCTGGTATAGCGGTACGCCCGAAACCGATCGCTTTCGGGGCAATACGTCGGGCCAGGCCCTGCTGGTGGAATTGGAAGGGCCCGGCGCCGCGCCGGCCGTCACGCCGCTGGCTACCGGTGCCTACCGCTGGCGGACGGAAAGCCTGCGGATGCAGGTTCCCAGCGATATCGAACATGCCGTGCTGCGGCTGGAATCCTTGGGCGCCAAGGATGTCGTACAGCTGGATTGCGCCGGACAAGTGGATCTGGACGGCTACCGGCGGTTGCAGCGGGCCATCGGGCAGGCGCGTGGCGCCACCCGTGCGCTGCTTGCCGATTTGTCCGCGCTGACGCTGCGGCCCACCGACCACGACATCGAAGGGTTGCAGGCGGACGGCTATCTGGGCGAGGTCATCGCGGCCTTGCGTGGCCGGCAGGACGGCCCGGACAGCCAGATCGCACGGGATGCGCTGGCGTTGCTGGCGGGCATCCTGGACCGGCGCGCGGGGCTGCAGGATGCCGCGGCCCAGCCCGTTCCCGCGGAAGGCACGCCTTGA